The following are from one region of the Plutella xylostella chromosome 21, ilPluXylo3.1, whole genome shotgun sequence genome:
- the LOC105393918 gene encoding uncharacterized protein LOC105393918 produces the protein MKKEISDKLFAKGVCRSLFVFGLGDCWYEAMDLSRVQKILYAIWMFISNAYLITVVFSEVLANLRSDLTLKENNDCIQFSMAHTTVLGKFLVVYLNRFKIRKFYQRLIEDTRTTFSASSEAAAVRKSKVYIGIVTLSMILCLSMTTVDGIMFHFREGIPVRTLVTYWPKNDDRGWFVSLARVATQFHWWYLIAVMVASDSVCITALIYLGFKFRSLRLFFLSLKRNFEENVSEKNQSELVDEYLEGFVKGIQLHDRILWCAKNLQTALGNVYSFQVVQSITLLSMCLIKLVSGDRSFTFILANTAFILCLLALTGTYMMAAGEITCEASLVPVCIFQSGWERCGGAPLRPLLVMSLMRSQAPVVMTAFGIFDLSYRNFISILRSSYSFFAVMY, from the exons atgaagaAAGAAATATCAGATAAATTATTTGCGAAGGGCGTGTGTCGTTCGTTGTTTGTGTTCGGCCTAGGAGACTGTTGGTACGAAGCTATGGACCTGTCCAGAGTGCAGAAGATCCTGTACGCGATATGGATGTTCATATCAAACGCGTACCTTATTACTGTGGTGTTTTCCGAAGTACTAGCAAACTTACGGAGCGATCTGACGTTGAAGGAGAACAACGATTGCATACAGTTCTCCATGGCCCACACCACAGTGCTCGGGAAATTCTTGGTGGTTTACTTAAACAGGTTTAAGATTCGCAAGTTTTACCAGAGGCTGATTGAGGACACTCGGACGACTTTCTCTGCGTCATCCGAAGCGGCTGCCGTGAGGAAGAGCAAGGTCTACATCGGTATCGTGACGCTGAGTATGATACTGTGCTTGTCTATGACGACAGTCGACGGTATTATGTTCCATTTCAGAGAAG GTATCCCAGTCCGCACGCTCGTAACCTACTGGCCTAAAAACGACGACCGCGGCTGGTTCGTGTCCCTAGCCCGGGTGGCCACGCAGTTCCACTGGTGGTACCTCATCGCAGTGATGGTAGCCTCTGACAGCGTCTGCATCACCGCCCTCATCTACCTCGGCTTCAAGTTCCGGAGCCTGCGACTGTTCTTCCTGAGCTTGAAGAGGAACTTTGAGGAGAATGTCAGCGAGAAGAATCAGAGCGAACTCGTGGATGAGTATTTGGAGGGGTTCGTTAAAGGCATCCAGTTGCATGATAGGATTTTGTG GTGCGCCAAGAACCTGCAGACGGCTCTGGGCAACGTGTACAGCTTCCAGGTGGTGCAGAGCATCACGCTGCTGTCCATGTGCCTCATCAAGCTTGTA AGCGGAGATCGTAGTTTCACGTTCATCCTTGCGAATACGGCGTTTATACTTTGTCTTTTGGCTCTGACGGGGACTTACATGATGGCCGCTGGAGAAATCACTTGCGAG GCGTCCCTGGTCCCCGTGTGCATATTCCAGAGCGGCTGGGAGCGCTGCGGCGGCGCCCCGCTCCGGCCCCTGCTGGTCATGTCCCTCATGCGCAGCCAGGCGCCCGTCGTCATGACCGCCTTCGGGATCTTCGACCTGTCTTATAGGAACTTTATCTCG atactTCGTTCTTCATACTCATTCTTCGCAGTCATGTACTAA